The segment GCCAATGAAATGGCAGGaacctaaattatttttatataaacggttaaaataatatttaataaaaaatttggtttgttttttttcattgatggGTGTCGTCGTGTGTACGTTCAAACgaatgtcatcatcatcatttttcatcgcgcaaaatatgattttttttctgtgacgACATTCGATTTTTCTACTTGGCAAAGTGcctcatcatcataaaaatcacGTGACTGCATAttctaattttctttgtgATTTTCTGTGcaaactaataataaatatgatgatgaaataaaaaaaaatatacaaaattttactcctatagcaataatatttttattcattaaaaaacaagagaaaactTTTGTACGATcattttccgatgttttttaacaaaaactaaaaatgagtgataaaaataactaGCATGAaggattttacttttttttttgaatattaagcagattttgcatcaatttttgttaaaatttaatttttttagaatttttaatgataaaaatcactTCAAACTgttctttgttttattttataatgaaacTTTATCTTGTTTCGAGATGTAACAAGTTAAGTTTTCATCATATACAAGACATATATGTTGTCCATTCGATTTAGTATGAAAAAGTTGGAATggaatatatatgaaaaagttttcgagtgtaaattgatacaaatataaagtttataataataataataaaaaagtaaatttctaataagtaataatgataataataatataaaaatggaaaaagtttgaaatttcgaaattaaaaataaaactatttttattattgtaataaaGTTGCACTTCAATCGTCATGCCAAAGTAAGGCCATTTCGAGGATTAAAGTTTGTTTGTTAATGTATATATTACTCTATTATATTATGAGATAAGAGATAACAATGGAAAAGTATGagataaatagaaaatttactgaataaagtattgaaataaaacaaagaaaaaaaagatataaaagtAAATACTGAGCGTTAGAAACGAAGAACATCGTATCGTTCGATTTTAATTTCTGAAcgctcaaaaaatcaaaataaaatgctcAAATCTgcgtaataattttcttagctacttttttttttggtaataatatttattattttttgggaagcttaataaatatatagacGTAAAATTGTGAAGGAATATTGAATatatatattgaattaaaatatataggaaaaaactttataagaaaatattgaagataataaaaaagaattgacttgaaaaattgtgattaaattttgactgtTCCTTCACAATATTTTACCTTTCATTGACTAGTTTATCACTGTAGGGATTACGAGGTCGTCGTTTCATAATATCTGACTCAGATTCCTCGTAAGCTAATGAAATCGCCGGTACCTGtagatttatatttattttatgtgatttttcttgatttgaaataattttgttttatcaacttttttttctaatctacaatttgtttttagaatttctgtGTAATTCTTTATCGGTAATTATTGTCACTTTTACCTTCGTTTGTATTTATATTCGTAAGTCACgtaaataagtttttgtttttttttttaaagttcgaATGAGTGAGATAAACACGGATTTACACTCTTTATGTCAGAGTGTTTGATTCCTATTTGAGTATTCAAATTGTCGAAGtatctttttgttttaagagAGATGGGGTAAAGGGGagattttgataataatataatgtttAGAGGGCTTTAAGATGAAAAAGGGCACAATTTGGAGAGAAATTCTTACCATGTCAGTTCCCAAATCGATACACAAGATAGTAACAGTACCCAATGGCAATGGGATATCGCACAAGATGAAAGCCAAGAAAGGAGAGATTTCGGGGATGTTTGACGTGAGTGTGTAAGCAATTGATTTCTTCAAGTTATCGAAGATAAGACGACCTTCTTCAACACCTGTGACAATTGAAGCGAAGTTATCATCGAGCAAGATCATGTCAGCAGCctataaaaggaaaatttaagttttggaAAACAAAATGATAAAGAAATTCTTACTTGTTTGGATACATCAGAGCCTGCAATACCCATAGCAACACCAATATCGGCCTTTTTCAAAGCGGGAGAATCGTTTACGCCATCGCCAGTTACAGCGACAATAGCACCCATACGTTGACAACCCTCAACaatgatcaatttttgttgcgGCGAAGTACGAGCGAATACGATTTCAGTGTGATAACGTAAGATTTCGTCGAGTTGATCGGATGCCAAGTCACGCAATTCAGCGCCATGAACGACAGCAGCTTTAGCTTCACGAGGATTAACTTCGGAAACGGGAATGTTCAAACGTTGGGCAATATCTTCAACAGTTTCGTTGCCTTCAGAGATGATACCGACAGATTTGGCAATAGCTTTTGCGGTAATTGGATGATCGCCTGTAACCATGATAACTTTAATACCAGCTGAACGACATTTTGCAACAGCATCGGGTACAGCAGCACGAGGAGGATCAATCATAGACATGAGACCAACGAAACGCAAGTTATCCAATGGGAAGTTGACTTCGTCAGAGTTGAATTTGAATCCTTGAGGGAATTTGTCGGATGGCAACATGAAATCGCAGAAACCAAGTACACGTTCGCCCAAGCCTCCGAGTTCGAGATATGCGTTGTTGAAAGCTTCCTTCATTTCTTCATCCATCAATTTTTCCTTGCCATTAATGAAGATCGTTGAACTGCGTTCGAGAATACGTTCAGGAGCTCCTTTCATGACCAACAAGTAACGAGGATCGTTGGGATCTTCAGTTTCGTGAATTGAAACTTGGAATTTGTTGGTTGAGTTGAATGGGATTTCAGTAATCTTCTTGTTCTTTTTACGATAATCCATGACATTTCCGAGAGCCAATTCCATACATTTGAGCAAAGCAGCTTCTGAAGCATCGCCGCTAACTTCTTTCTTCAAGATTGGGACGCCTTCCTGACCTCCTTTGAATTCAGCCCGATTGCACAATGTGGCAATTCGCGACAAAGCCTTGAATCCAGGGCTTGTACGATCATATTGTACACCTGACTGATCTTCTGTTGTGTCGGCTTCAATAATTTGGTTATCGAACCACATGTGAGCGACAGTCATACGATTTTGTGTCAATGTTCCTGTTTTGTCTGAGCAAATTGTTGATGTAGATCCCAAAGTTTCGACAGCTTCCAAATTCTTAACCAAGCAATTTTTGGAAGCCATACGTTTGGCAGTCAACGTTAAGCACACAGTTACAGTAGCGAGTAAACCTTCTGGCACGTTAGCGACAATGATACCGATCAAGAAAATGACAGCATCCAACCAATGGTATCCCAAGATGAAAGCAATAACGAAGAATGTAACTCCCAAGAAAACAGCGACGCCCGTAATCAATTGaatgaaatgatgaatttcCTTTGCAATTGGAGTATCTCCTGTATCCAATCCAGATGCCAAACCAGCAATACGTCCCATAACAGTGTGATCGCCACAGCTGATAACAACGCCCTTTGCTGTTCCTTCGACGGCGTTCGTTGAGAAGAATGCCAAGTTACGTGTTTCCAATGGATTTTCGTGTGTAAATTCAGGTCCGCGAGATTGGGGTTCAGATTCTCCTGTCAACGACGAGTTATCTACTTTGAAGTTACGTGCTTCAATGACACGGATATCAGCGGGAATACGATCGCCGAATTTCACTTCAACAACGTCGCCCAACACGAGATCTTCAGCGCGCAATGTCAATTTTTCGCCTTCACGAATGACAGTAGCGAATTGAGGGACCATGTTTTTGAACGATTCCATAATTTTAGACGATTTCGATTCCTGATAGTACGAAAAGATGCCCGTTACGATGACGACAGCTGCCAATACAATACCGAGATACAAGTTATCGTCAGCAGGTTCTTCAACGGATGCTGCTTGAATGGAATAGGCAATGAAGCAAAGAATGGCGCCGATCCACAAAAGAAGAGCGAAACCGCCAAACAAgttcttgcaaaatttaaccCATTCGGGTGTCGTTTTCGGGGGTGTCAATGCATTTGGACCATCACGttctaaattttcctttgcttTTGCATGACTGAGAccctaaaaaacaaaaagaaaactttaaaatctacatttttcataaaaaaaaattcattcaacttACATTTTCGGGATGAGTTTGGAATCGTTGATATAATTCTTCATTGGAGATTTTGTGATAATCGATATCTAACTCCTGTTTTAGATCATCAAGATTCTCGGTCTTTTTCTTAGGCGGCATTTTGCGTCTCGactgttgaagaaaaaaagataaaaaaggaaaattagtataaaaattcacacaaaaaaaaaaattgtaaaaaaaaattattacaaaagcaCACTATTTGAACTACAATACGAAACGAAAGCTATAACACGAATGAATAGATCGacggaaaaatcattaaaagacAATAACAAATCAATTATCGTCTATTATTACTGAAATCGTCACTATTTGACACTTAACGCTCGTCTTGCTACACAATTCATTTAACACTTAACTCACTGTATGTCACGAAATAACCTTCAGAATGTTTCGAGGAGACGACGGGCACAACAGAAAAAGTCTAAAAGCCGCTTGCAATAGCAAGAAAATTGCATACAAAAAGTTTATATAActctttttttcacaaaaaacaaCGTTTCTCGTGCGCATGCCTGTGAATGTGGGCCAACAATGCGTGTAATAATGTGGCTTTCAAATATTGGCGCCATATAAATGACTGTACAACTCTCCAATTCTCTCTCTCTATGGAACCTAAATCCTTATCATCATCGTATCATTTGACGAATTCCCTGGATAATATccaacagaaaaaatttctcatgggGATATCGTTAGTTTAACTAAAACTGGACTGTGTGAGAACAATAGCAATTTATTACATTGTTCATTCGTTCGTTCAATCGCTGGAAGGACAATTCAGAACTTTTGTTTCGTAACAATATCGcgtgatttaaattttgtatgaatatCGATTTGGAAGTCGTCGTcggtatgattttttaaataaatatttaatgcaaaaacgACACACATATACAAAACGATCCAATTTACTTGTCTTCAACACTAATGTTGAACATTGAACGTTACATAAAAAAAGCGTCTCTACCGATCTGAACGGAATACATGAATGCATAATGATCATCGATTTATTTTACAGTTTTATGGCTTCTTCTTTTGCGGTGAATTTGTAATTTAGTAGACTTGTCGTCGCTTCCTTCGCtcctttttcacattttataaattatttgcgaacggaaactttttttttctattattagaAATTCTATAAAGTTTCGTCATTCAAACGTTGCACCATTTTTCAAGTGTTTATTTGCCATCATTGACAcaatttgttgcattttattcattcacgCTGTGTCAGCAATTCACAGACTCGAACACAGATAAGGCGTAATCGAGTATGAAAAGCTTTCAATATCAATTTGATATTAATATCAAAAGCAcgtggtaattttttttgtgaaatattcaGCACGAGTTTCTGACCAAACACTTGTTTCAATTGATATtatcgataaaatattttgaaaaacttttattttgcaagAATCTGTTGAATTACCTCACACTTCACTCCTTGTCGAACGAATGAAAGTCTAAAGTATACTAAACATAAAAGCTTTTTCGACTTCAATCATTCAATTAAGTATTTCCTTTTCTTTATAGTGCTCTGACAAAATTCTATGTGCAATAATCAgcaattttataacaataaatttgtgtGTTGAATGAACACAAACACGTGATACGAACGACGCGATTATGtcgaaaaaacgaaataaataaaaaattatgttgaaattGTATTCTAAATTGTACAAATGAGCTTCATTTCCATATGAGAGAGAGCTAAAAGTTTGATTAACGGAAGGAATGTAGGAAGATTTGTGagtaatttttgcataaatgaCGTGCCTTTGTAGATTACGACGATAAGAAGAGTACATCTGTACCTAATTCAAAAGGAATTTGATCGCTAATTGATTCAAaacttgtgaaaattttagtttttcaacttttaaaatgagCTTTAGAGCAAAAGAAGTCATAAATTATCGGATATTCGATCTCAGAGAGCAAATAAATCAACCGACgcccttcaaaatatttcacttttatcGTTTTTCATACGTTTTATATTTGCCATCATATGTTAAGCCTCTCCATTACATTTATTATACTCATTTCAACCTATTTTGACATAGCATATCATGCTAATTTGATGTCTACCTTGACAACGTACGATCTGTGGATGCACAAGTCGAATATTCATCtcaataatgagaaaaaaacattgttttatgtaataatattCTGTCGCCTCTGTGAAACGTGTTCAAGTTGCGGTTATTTAATCGAATCAAAGATCATTAGAAACGAGAAGATTCTTCCAGACTCTTCAATTGTTacattttgtgtaaatatttataggaacaattcaattaattttcagaattccGCATGTTTCATTTATTGTGAATAGAATTTGTACATGTCGATTGCtgagataaacaaaaaaataataaactttttgtatGATCCAGCTAAACCTGACAAACAGGTTAGAtattcattatattatttactttGCTCGAATTTTGAACTGTTCAAGagtgacaaatattttatggttGTGAATACGATATGAAgtgtaaaaaaacaaacaattgtcGAATCAGAGTAAATATtgcgaaagtttttttttgtttcattatcGCGAGACTTGAGTACATAAGAGGACGTTAACTCAAGTTACCGGcttgaatcaaattttttttaatgtaaaaagttGTCTCTTCATGATAATTATGATATCTCGCGTTTAtttagttgttgttgtgtaaATAACAGATTTACCTGCATTTAACTGGATtaatctgaatttttattatcatttgtgTGGCAAATTTAGATCTAACTAGTTAATACAGTTCAATTTCGaaagagaagaaatttttatttgtaacaatctaaaatttaatttaaagtttatccTGTCAACTTCGGGATTCTTGTTACATAACTATATTTATGACTTCTTGCCAAAGGAAGGATGCGAGCAAAAGTTGTCATGAACAGACAAACTTTTGAATCTTTGCCCGTTTTTGCatataaaataagtttttcttGCGGAAAGTCTTCCGAAATTGAATTGCTTTCTTACATAATTCGGCAATACATGAGGCGTCTCCCCATAGCttcaatttgaaacttttctcTCGTTGTCACAATTGGAACGCGTGTCACTTGcaactaaattttcaatataataattacGTTTATAGACCGAAATAATTAGCATTTTCGTGATAAAATCGTCAGCATTCGCATGGCgttcattgatttttgattagGACAAATTTGAATCTCTGTCAATCATGACAAGGCTATACGTGACTGTGAGCTACATAAATTGATGACGTAAACGCACAGAacacgaatgaaaaaaaaaacgggaatGTCCTTCTTTTCCATTTATAAAACGttgaattattgaatttttccattttgttCATAATGTGTTACATTAAAGTGACGTCTATGGCTCAATTATTTCACTTGTGTTGTAATTTAatgacgatattttttttcgataatctgtttttcaaactttttcactCACAGCACGTTtttcaaatgtaaaattattacctatttttatcgttcactatttatttgttacaaaaattgtgTGTATTTGTGGCAGTTTTGTtcttaaatatcttttaaatatttcatgaaaaaaatatatataaaaaacggAGCCTGACGAGCTCAACACTGCATCAAGTACGAAACTagtttgatggaaaaatttctttttccatGATGTTTCGAGTCGTTTGTCGTGTGCAGCTATGGAAATAGGCGCACAGTTACGTAATACGAAGAAATATCAAAGAGCGGGTGCTAAATGCGCAGGTCGGTactaaaatgctaaaaaaaagtcttcatTGTACTGAAAAAACCAACCTTGtactattatattataataagcGACGTGTACGAGTCTGCGATGAAAAACCAAGTCTCTTATGTAAGGGAGAATTTGCATGTTTATGCTAGAATTGTTACAGCTTATAACAATTTTCCATCCAGTTACGAAAAATATAATGGAGACAACATCGTGAAGCAACATTAAGAAAACGTTCGAACCCTTTTTCCTCTTTTACTTCATCTCGTTACTCAATTTTATGACCAAACGACACAAAACACGcacatttctcataaaaagtgaaccgaaaaaaatcgatgattCCATGAAGGAAGGTCTTGAAAGGTCATTTGAGACTTACCTTCTTAAACATCAAACGTAGGAGGATTATCTTAAGACTCGTTAATGAGTCGTTTCATCCAAATGCTGAATAATGTTCTAAATACATGCAGACACCGCAAATGAACATCCAACaggaaattcaaattaaaatctattatGGCAAACAAACATCTTACAGTCGAGCGATAAAAGTTGTTGCAAAGTGAATAGCAAGAGGAGGATTAGAAATGATGATACACGCTATAAAGTTTACACTCACTCTTTTTATCATATCTATCTGGAGCGCATGAAGCTTGATGATTATCTATCATAATTTCAATTGATTAAGATTAAGGTCAAAATTGTCATTCACTCGAGTGTATGCGACTTTTGTGTCAATGTCTGCCTaccttatcaaaaatattgttaatttgaagaatttaaaaattttttctcttaacgaaattatttaaattaaaacttttttcttaacattttttatttaaaaattttatttttaaaatttttttgtattttcatgtaaatatttttattttaaaataattattttggtttcaaaaacattaaaaaatacaattaaaaattattttaaaaaatatcaatttaaattcaaaattaaatttatttatctatatttttccgttttaattgaatttcaaaaaaaaaaaaaaatttttttttcgtattgaaCTGtatattttctcttaaaaaatacatttttttttttgtaaaaaaatatataataatttaaaaaattatttttcattttttttttttaattttttcatttcagataCAAATAAAACGatggaaaatttcttctatggagtcaaaaaaaaagttcatcgaTAAGCTATATGAAACGGAAAATGGCTCACAGGTGTGTTAATATATTGCAATGGGGATTAAAATAGAGTAATTTAACGATAAAATTGCGAATGTTGCTTCACAATAAAATCCAATTAAGGGATGTGAATAAAAGTGAACAAAAGTAAATATCAACCTATTTTGCCATTAGCTTTCTTGCGGTAGCTTATCGACTTTTGCACATTTATTTGTCGCTCGAGGGCGACTTTTCGAAATGGGGCAACATTaatcatgattattattttatgatgtgATTGTTTAATGTTtcgctaaaattttgtcccatgtCACCGCGAAAGCAGAAAAAACGAGAGACAAGACAGCAAACTGCCTCGTGATTAATAATACATTAGGATGATGACCGTAATAAATGTAAATGCGGAATAAAAGAGAGATGAAAAAGATATTAATGATCATCTAAATAAAAGTACGCAATGATTTGGAAGGAAAACTGGATTTCTtctacacaaacacacaaaaaatcttcttttccaaaaaatagaaacattcggaaaggtaaaaaatgacatgaacTTCATTCAACTCAAAAGCCTTAATTGTATGAAATGACACCATTTGAGAGTTTGTTACGTaacattattgaaaattttattgcggCGCCGGCAATTTGCCGGTTAACACAAATCATCGCATCgattaaaataacttaaaaaaattcattcgcgTCAATTAAAATGGTATCATTTCATGCGACGACAATGCGCGAATAATCGCccattaaattactttaccTTGTATTGTCCATCCGCAGTCAAGTTGTCATCTTCCACTGAATCTACAGTGGCAACTCGGTATGAATCTGACCTTGATAActacgatgatttttttttttttttatgaaaaaacatttaaattgtgAAACAAAATTGTGTCAGGAATGGATGAATGATGTTTAACgggaacaaaaacaaaaataaatgttaagcaaaatcaaataaattaaaaaaaaaaaacgaaaaatgtaGACCAAGAATAAATGAGACCCAAAACTGATTTAATATCTTGTCTATTTGGATACAAATCGTgtatgcaatttattttaggactaaaatgtttaattttagcaaaaattgcataaaatagCGAGTTGGATCAGCGTGCGGcgattttttccacaaaaccGCCATCGAGGggaaatttttccacaaaatcgCCAAGAGAGACGAGTGTTTGTGAGTTACTCGCTCTCGctcttttctctcattttgtTCGTCAACGTCATGAGCTACACGCGTTGAGTTGACgccctttgaaaaattgtaaattttttctacaaaaaattacgattcatatttttctgctctttttatgttttttttttcagcacttTTCGATacgaattt is part of the Culicoides brevitarsis isolate CSIRO-B50_1 chromosome 3, AGI_CSIRO_Cbre_v1, whole genome shotgun sequence genome and harbors:
- the LOC134836046 gene encoding sodium/potassium-transporting ATPase subunit alpha isoform X1 — protein: MSELSRSDSYRVATVDSVEDDNLTADGQYKSRRKMPPKKKTENLDDLKQELDIDYHKISNEELYQRFQTHPENGLSHAKAKENLERDGPNALTPPKTTPEWVKFCKNLFGGFALLLWIGAILCFIAYSIQAASVEEPADDNLYLGIVLAAVVIVTGIFSYYQESKSSKIMESFKNMVPQFATVIREGEKLTLRAEDLVLGDVVEVKFGDRIPADIRVIEARNFKVDNSSLTGESEPQSRGPEFTHENPLETRNLAFFSTNAVEGTAKGVVISCGDHTVMGRIAGLASGLDTGDTPIAKEIHHFIQLITGVAVFLGVTFFVIAFILGYHWLDAVIFLIGIIVANVPEGLLATVTVCLTLTAKRMASKNCLVKNLEAVETLGSTSTICSDKTGTLTQNRMTVAHMWFDNQIIEADTTEDQSGVQYDRTSPGFKALSRIATLCNRAEFKGGQEGVPILKKEVSGDASEAALLKCMELALGNVMDYRKKNKKITEIPFNSTNKFQVSIHETEDPNDPRYLLVMKGAPERILERSSTIFINGKEKLMDEEMKEAFNNAYLELGGLGERVLGFCDFMLPSDKFPQGFKFNSDEVNFPLDNLRFVGLMSMIDPPRAAVPDAVAKCRSAGIKVIMVTGDHPITAKAIAKSVGIISEGNETVEDIAQRLNIPVSEVNPREAKAAVVHGAELRDLASDQLDEILRYHTEIVFARTSPQQKLIIVEGCQRMGAIVAVTGDGVNDSPALKKADIGVAMGIAGSDVSKQAADMILLDDNFASIVTGVEEGRLIFDNLKKSIAYTLTSNIPEISPFLAFILCDIPLPLGTVTILCIDLGTDMVPAISLAYEHAEADIMKRPPRNPFSDKLVNQRLISMAYGQIGMIQAAAGFFVYFVIMAENGFLPLKLFGIRKMWDSKAVNDLTDSYGQEWTYRDRKTLEYTCHTAFFVSIVVVQWADLIICKTRRNSIFHQGMRNWALNFGIIFETVLAAILSYTPGMDKGLRMFPLKFVWWLPALPFSLSIFLYDETRRFYLRRNPGGWLEQETYY
- the LOC134836046 gene encoding sodium/potassium-transporting ATPase subunit alpha isoform X5 encodes the protein MPPKKKTENLDDLKQELDIDYHKISNEELYQRFQTHPENGLSHAKAKENLERDGPNALTPPKTTPEWVKFCKNLFGGFALLLWIGAILCFIAYSIQAASVEEPADDNLYLGIVLAAVVIVTGIFSYYQESKSSKIMESFKNMVPQFATVIREGEKLTLRAEDLVLGDVVEVKFGDRIPADIRVIEARNFKVDNSSLTGESEPQSRGPEFTHENPLETRNLAFFSTNAVEGTAKGVVISCGDHTVMGRIAGLASGLDTGDTPIAKEIHHFIQLITGVAVFLGVTFFVIAFILGYHWLDAVIFLIGIIVANVPEGLLATVTVCLTLTAKRMASKNCLVKNLEAVETLGSTSTICSDKTGTLTQNRMTVAHMWFDNQIIEADTTEDQSGVQYDRTSPGFKALSRIATLCNRAEFKGGQEGVPILKKEVSGDASEAALLKCMELALGNVMDYRKKNKKITEIPFNSTNKFQVSIHETEDPNDPRYLLVMKGAPERILERSSTIFINGKEKLMDEEMKEAFNNAYLELGGLGERVLGFCDFMLPSDKFPQGFKFNSDEVNFPLDNLRFVGLMSMIDPPRAAVPDAVAKCRSAGIKVIMVTGDHPITAKAIAKSVGIISEGNETVEDIAQRLNIPVSEVNPREAKAAVVHGAELRDLASDQLDEILRYHTEIVFARTSPQQKLIIVEGCQRMGAIVAVTGDGVNDSPALKKADIGVAMGIAGSDVSKQAADMILLDDNFASIVTGVEEGRLIFDNLKKSIAYTLTSNIPEISPFLAFILCDIPLPLGTVTILCIDLGTDMVPAISLAYEHAEADIMKRPPRNPFSDKLVNQRLISMAYGQIGMIQAAAGFFVYFVIMAENGFLPLKLFGIRKMWDSKAVNDLTDSYGQEWTYRDRKTLEYTCHTAFFVSIVVVQWADLIICKTRRNSIFHQGMRNWALNFGIIFETVLAAILSYTPGMDKGLRMFPLKFVWWLPALPFSLSIFLYDETRRFYLRRNPGGWLEQETYY
- the LOC134836046 gene encoding sodium/potassium-transporting ATPase subunit alpha isoform X4, yielding MSESRRKMPPKKKTENLDDLKQELDIDYHKISNEELYQRFQTHPENGLSHAKAKENLERDGPNALTPPKTTPEWVKFCKNLFGGFALLLWIGAILCFIAYSIQAASVEEPADDNLYLGIVLAAVVIVTGIFSYYQESKSSKIMESFKNMVPQFATVIREGEKLTLRAEDLVLGDVVEVKFGDRIPADIRVIEARNFKVDNSSLTGESEPQSRGPEFTHENPLETRNLAFFSTNAVEGTAKGVVISCGDHTVMGRIAGLASGLDTGDTPIAKEIHHFIQLITGVAVFLGVTFFVIAFILGYHWLDAVIFLIGIIVANVPEGLLATVTVCLTLTAKRMASKNCLVKNLEAVETLGSTSTICSDKTGTLTQNRMTVAHMWFDNQIIEADTTEDQSGVQYDRTSPGFKALSRIATLCNRAEFKGGQEGVPILKKEVSGDASEAALLKCMELALGNVMDYRKKNKKITEIPFNSTNKFQVSIHETEDPNDPRYLLVMKGAPERILERSSTIFINGKEKLMDEEMKEAFNNAYLELGGLGERVLGFCDFMLPSDKFPQGFKFNSDEVNFPLDNLRFVGLMSMIDPPRAAVPDAVAKCRSAGIKVIMVTGDHPITAKAIAKSVGIISEGNETVEDIAQRLNIPVSEVNPREAKAAVVHGAELRDLASDQLDEILRYHTEIVFARTSPQQKLIIVEGCQRMGAIVAVTGDGVNDSPALKKADIGVAMGIAGSDVSKQAADMILLDDNFASIVTGVEEGRLIFDNLKKSIAYTLTSNIPEISPFLAFILCDIPLPLGTVTILCIDLGTDMVPAISLAYEHAEADIMKRPPRNPFSDKLVNQRLISMAYGQIGMIQAAAGFFVYFVIMAENGFLPLKLFGIRKMWDSKAVNDLTDSYGQEWTYRDRKTLEYTCHTAFFVSIVVVQWADLIICKTRRNSIFHQGMRNWALNFGIIFETVLAAILSYTPGMDKGLRMFPLKFVWWLPALPFSLSIFLYDETRRFYLRRNPGGWLEQETYY
- the LOC134836046 gene encoding sodium/potassium-transporting ATPase subunit alpha isoform X2 — protein: MSELSRSDSYRVATVDSVEDDNLTADGQYKSRRKMPPKKKTENLDDLKQELDIDYHKISNEELYQRFQTHPENGLSHAKAKENLERDGPNALTPPKTTPEWVKFCKNLFGGFALLLWIGAILCFIAYSIQAASVEEPADDNLYLGIVLAAVVIVTGIFSYYQESKSSKIMESFKNMVPQFATVIREGEKLTLRAEDLVLGDVVEVKFGDRIPADIRVIEARNFKVDNSSLTGESEPQSRGPEFTHENPLETRNLAFFSTNAVEGTAKGVVISCGDHTVMGRIAGLASGLDTGDTPIAKEIHHFIQLITGVAVFLGVTFFVIAFILGYHWLDAVIFLIGIIVANVPEGLLATVTVCLTLTAKRMASKNCLVKNLEAVETLGSTSTICSDKTGTLTQNRMTVAHMWFDNQIIEADTTEDQSGVQYDRTSPGFKALSRIATLCNRAEFKGGQEGVPILKKEVSGDASEAALLKCMELALGNVMDYRKKNKKITEIPFNSTNKFQVSIHETEDPNDPRYLLVMKGAPERILERSSTIFINGKEKLMDEEMKEAFNNAYLELGGLGERVLGFCDFMLPSDKFPQGFKFNSDEVNFPLDNLRFVGLMSMIDPPRAAVPDAVAKCRSAGIKVIMVTGDHPITAKAIAKSVGIISEGNETVEDIAQRLNIPVSEVNPREAKAAVVHGAELRDLASDQLDEILRYHTEIVFARTSPQQKLIIVEGCQRMGAIVAVTGDGVNDSPALKKADIGVAMGIAGSDVSKQAADMILLDDNFASIVTGVEEGRLIFDNLKKSIAYTLTSNIPEISPFLAFILCDIPLPLGTVTILCIDLGTDMVPAISLAYEAAESDIMKRQPRDPYRDNLVNRRLISMAYGQIGMIQAAAGFFVYFVIMAENGFLPLKLFGIRKMWDSKAVNDLTDSYGQEWTYRDRKTLEYTCHTAFFVSIVVVQWADLIICKTRRNSIFHQGMRNWALNFGIIFETVLAAILSYTPGMDKGLRMFPLKFVWWLPALPFSLSIFLYDETRRFYLRRNPGGWLEQETYY